AACGAAATTCACAGATTTTAAGTGTCTTTTTAGGATCACTAGagatttatttcttaaaattacTTACTGTAGATTACCATTGAACATTTtggggtcaattttttttatatatatatttatgaaggAATTCACTTATgttcaacaaggctgcatttgtttctggattctttgatgaatatgaagctcaaaagaacagcattttttaaaacagaaatattttgtaacattgtaaatttctttactgtcattattgatcaatttaatgcatccttgctgaataaaagtattcatttctctTCAACATttctgactccaaacttttgaactgtactgtatatgtaactGTCATCACTCACtttttattatactgtaaatcacGTAAAGCTCAAATAATGATTGTGACTTCTTGTGAGATTTTAAAAGGTATAACATCTACAGATTCCTGTTCAATACAGTATCACACAAGCATAACAATgaaggaaagagagaaaaggTGCCGGGACAGGAGTGTTTGTACCCTTGTGAAACGGGGGCTGCAAAGATTGAGTGACAGGGGGGGTTGGTGGTGGTGAAGGGGGGGCTGAGCCTGGAAGAATACAGAGAATAGTGAAACACACAACATGAAACACAAAACAgtagaaagagagaaaacaagGCAGTGAAAGAGAGAAATGCAGATCTGAGTTTACAGCATGCAGGAACATGCAGTTCACCGATGCAATGAGAGCTAGTTACTGTGGGTTTCTGAGAGGATGCTGGGATCAAGGCAGAGAGATCTGGGTTTGTCTTATCATACGTTTGAACATCACTCTACACTCAAAAACATCTAACGTCCTTGTCTACACtagttaaaaggatagttcaccccaaaattaaacttctggtatttactcaccctcgggTCAAACCAAACCCGTATGACttggatttgaaaataatttcatattatgaatattttcacacaataATCAGTTGTTAACCTCCAAAACTGTCAAAAAGGGCAATAAAGGAAAGCCATATGACTCATGTGCAACAGTTCAAGTCTCCTGAAGTGATACGATAGCACTACTGTGATGTATGGACCAAAGTTTAAGTCATTGTTCACTGATAATCTTCTCCTGCAGTGAGTTAACTGCGATTGAGTAAATGTTACGATTCAGTTCAATTCGTGAATCATTTCAAttcataaacaaataatttagtCCAATTTGTGAActtaaacagcatttaaaagAACCGACTCAGAAGAATGATTCACTCATTGATTCAGTTCTCAAATTCAACTCACTGACTCAATGACTCTGAGTAGTAGTAGTTCTTGAATTCACTAGAGTTCACCGAGTGGAAAGATTATGAGTGAATAATTCAACAAGTTGCATGGCAATAAAGTTCAGACTTTTGTACAGAAAAGTTCACATGGTAGATCTAGTGTCTTCACTGATCCCAAATCTTCTGAAATCATACAATAATGTTACTGTGACCAAAAGAATCATTATATGCTGTGAGTTTTTAACGGTGAGACTGAGTCAAAGAGatgattcagttcaattcatgaatcatttgaatgaatctATTCAGCTTAGTCCAATTTGTGAACTTAGTTATCACTCAAAAGAACCAATTTAGAAGAGCAATTAATTCACTGATTCAGTTCTTGAATTCACTTTTGGAACAATTATGAGTGAATATCGACTTTAAATTCATTCTGATCTTTATATAAAGTAACATATGGCTTCAAAAGACTTGAAATGTATTGCACAAGCCATGTGAATCACTGTaatgatgcttttttttgtcatttttggagccGACTTGTAGACTGTACAGTAAGAGCTGCATTAAGATAAACAaaaattctccttttgtgtttcacagaaaaaataacagcatacagGCATTCAGGCAATCAaccaacagcatttattttggggtgaactattcctttaaacagcagatgttctaGCTAAGCCCTACTGAAAGCAGTGGGATGGAATTTGCATTTGTTGGTAACATGATTCTCCATGACATAGGGAGCAGGCCAAATCAGGTGTAAAGCTTTTTGGCCTGAGGAGGTTCATGCATATGTATCTATCTCTTTTCAGTGCTATAGTGCCTTTCTAGTCTCATAGCTGATGCTCAACCAGCATGCATTCTCATCAGCCTGATACTGGTGTTACCTTTACCCGCCTCTACTGCGGGATGCCGAATTAATGCTTCatagaaaagagagaaagagagagagagagaaagacaaaagAAGACAAAGGTAGAGGGGATATACTGTAAGTAGCAGCCACCTGACAACCAAAATAGGttgtttctaaatatatacagtaagtCACGAAATATGATGTTGTTGGAAggtacatacaaaaaaaaaaaaaaaaaggtttaatcATGAAAATTAAAAGGCCAGAACACCTTTTTACTTTCACAGACAgaatgaaaaatgcaaaaaaatcaatgtataaatgtaaaaatcaatcaattaataaattgaatacattttcttaaacattattgtcttgttttccaacaGAATTCTAATATATCTCTAAAacagcatatatttaattgagaagcaaaattgcataaaatattagaattaaaaagaattaagttgtttttttctaaCTACGCTGTTTccaaaaaatgaatacaaaatttTGTGAAGTATGCtcaaaaaagataaaaaatactgattaaaaatATGACATAGTGAATagcactataaataaatataaattatataaatattgtttaaaaaatataataaaatataaagtacacaaaaatataaataaaatataaaaataagtcaaatataaataaacaaactatgttaaatttgggttaaatctattttttaaataataaaatcttaataaaagtataaaaaataagtcaaatataaataaacaaacaaacaaatggcaTGTTATGTGTGTGTTAAATCTATTCATAGAGTATGCAACCCTTAATGAATTAAAAGCATTATATTGTAGACGTAGACAAGAACACTCCGATTCAGGAAATTGAGGACTGAAACACAAACCTTTGTACAAGTTTTATTCTGCTTGCAATTTATGTGAGGCCACCGTTGAGGAAAATACTGCACCTGGATCCTTGCCTCAAATCCTGAAAATGTTGTAAAATGACTCGCAAAGCTAGTCCTCACCTTCATCCACCATTGTGAAGCCCTCTTTTGTGACAGTGGGGCCATTGCCCTTGATAGTCATGGCATTCAAATAGAACTTGTAGTGAGTGCTGTGCTTGAGGTTTTCCAGAGTGATGCTGGTCTCGTTTGCTGGTAGAAGCAGCTCTTTGAGCGGCCCAAGTTCATCTGTTGTATTGACTACAAGGAGAGTTCACATAGAGAAGATTAAAAGTGTAAGCGATTGCCATCTTTTTATAAATCAACAACAAAATCCCATAAAACATGGTCCAATTCAGACTTACTAGGCTGGTATTTGAGCAAGTATCCTGTCAAGTGACCATTATATTCTACAGGTGGCACCCACTTCACAATCAATGAGTCCAGGTTCAGATTTTGGATTTTGAAATCTGCAGGAGGCCCaggaactaaaaaaaacaatgtatattgattatttttctttaaataattcTTCAGACTTTGACAAGTGAGTACATATAGTAAATAAGTACACACTCTACCTCCCTCTGGTGTTTCAAATATGTGATTGGAACTGGTGGGTCCGTCTCCTTTCCCGTTGAAGGCTCTAATATTGAGGGTGTACTGGCTGTAAGGATGAAGGTCGATCAGAAGACCCTCCGGCTCACTCCCGTGAAAGATGAGCTCCTGTGGTTTCACAGGCTCAGGGTCTTGCTTGTGCAGGCTTCTCATCTTCCAGTAACTCACCTACAAAATGGCAACATCTTAGACTATTTGCAGCTCAAATGTCAACATCTTAGGTAGATATCTGTAATATTAGagatgtaaatgtattttctgtgTTAAGTAAGTACCTTATATCCATTCAATCGCCCTCGTACTGTTGAAAACGGAACAGCGTCCCAGTGCACTTCAGCCACTGTCCCATTCTGAACTGTAACTTCTACTTTCTCTGGGGCCACAGTTGGTACTAAGATGACGAagacatacaaaatataatttttttattgcaatttgtAATGGAACTTTATTCCTTATTTCTCGGAATCTGTCCACATTCTCGGATGAACATTTTCAATTGACTCTGtcacagtgcattctgggactgTACACATGTGACgccataatataatataataaatataatataatataatataatataatataatataatataatataatataatataatataatataatataatataatataatataatataatataatataatataatataatataataacattatatattggcaatgaataaaaatgcacataagttgtgtaaaataatatttaatatacatttatattaataaatataaatacaatgctacgtaaaataatatattaaaataatattgatataaatatatttgagtgCTTTCTGAAGCTTACTCACAGTCTTCTCCTGAGTATCCCATCATCACTTCTGGTCTGGGACCAGGACCGTACTCATTGACCGCCTGCACGGTGACTTCATAGGATGCAAAAGTGGGCGTTCCTTTCACCACATATTGCGAGACATTGGCCAGAGTGAGTGAAGCCCATTGCTGATCCAGATCTTTCTGTCTCCAGCTCACCTTGTACTGTAGGCCTGGACCGTTCGACTCCAGCCCAGTCAGCTCCTGGTCACCagacattaaaaagaaaaccatGTAAACTAGGAACTAGGAACTCAGCTAAATTAGTTGGtatagcattaaaaataaaggtttgttattggcatctatggttcctTGGaagaacatccatggaacctttccaatgcacaaatgttttctgtagtggaaaaaaaaatcttattcaCCCTAAAAAAACTGATCTGATTAAGTACTGATCACTGAAAAGTTCTCTAAGGataatatttctgtgaaactccccttttggaacctttattttttgaGATTGCACTCCActgaataaaatcaaatcatAAGTGTTTTACCCTCCAATTTATTGTCATACTGTCAGGTGATGTTCCTATGACTTCAACATCTGATGGATTCACGTCAGGCCCTGTGAGAATCACAATCAGACTTTGATTCATAAAAATACAAGGACGTTTAAAGATTCTTAAGCATTCTACTTTCTTGCTTGGGTAACTCACGTGCAGGGTTGGTTCTGTACTGTCTGGATGAAGCGCTGGGTTCACTCAGACCCACGTCATTGAGTGCCAGGACCCTGAAGGTGTAATACACATACGGGGAAAGCTCCAGGTGTGCTGTGGTGCTGGTGCCTGACACTTCAGTCATATTGACCCATACTCCAGGCTCGTGGAGTGAATCTTCATATTGGATCAGGAACGCTGAGGTAACCAAGTATAAATGGATCAGAAAAGCAGACCTAAATGTTTCTGTTGTCCTATTATGTGGATCACCAATTGATCTACCACAAGGTAACAAACATAGAACTCACACTGAATAGGACTATTGTTTTCATCACCAGGGGTCCATGTAAGCCGAACACTGCGCTCTCTTTGGTCTGTCAGCTCCAGGTCTGTGGGCGGGTCTGGTTGCTCTGGAAAACCAGATATTATGAGACACAAAACTCCATCCATCTCAATTACACCAGACATTAGAAACATGCAACACAAGCCcaaattaaaaaactaatataacaccaacttaaaaaaaattgtcacagactgaaatgtgacattctgttaAAGGCACGATTTTAAAGTGTCAAACCAATCTCGTGAGAAAACGTACTTGGTTCACATTTCGGAGAATTTGTGGCaaattcgtatgaatttgtacaattTGAGTcgtacaaaaacataaaaattgtaGAAAAAATAAGCATCAAGGTGAACCACTAAACTGAGCTCAGTGGGGTGTAAGCAGATGAATACATAAACATGTTTATACGAATTTGCTGCTAACtcatcaaaatgtaaattaGTCACAAATTGCCTGTTGAGAGTCTGTTGGTAAAGCTGAAATCACACAGGTCTTTATTTCCAAACGAGGTCAGGAAAAGTTTAGTAAGCTGCCTCATTTGCGAAAATTAAAAACCAAAATTGCCTTTAACAGTTTATGTATTAATGGGAAACATCCACAAAGCACATTCATAAGCACATATTAGGAAGGTGATGAAGggataaacaaaaaacaaaaaccaaaataCAAATGCATCAAATGGTTTTGGGACCTGTTTGGGAACTGAAAGAAGTGCATTTTACCCATTATTATAGGTGGTGTTGGTGTGGCCTCTGACAAGGAAAGCAGGTTTGAGGAAGTCAAAAGTTAATTATACAAAAAGTACAAATTCAACTCTACAACAGCACCCATATAAAAATCTAGGAAGCCATATTGTATAATGTATAGTTTCTGAGAAAATGACTGACTGAAGCAGTTGAGTGTGTTGAGAGTGATGTATAAACTGAGCGTACCGACTACTGTGAGCATGGCGCTGGCTGAATCTTGGTCAAGGGTGGTGTTTCTGATGCAGGTGTAGTTGCCCTCATCTTCCTCTCTCACGTCATATATAGTCAGACTGTCAGAGCCCACCTTAAatctacacacaaacacacacctgctAGTGAAAAACAAGTAGCTACATGCCACATTTCAGAGAAAATAAACTGAgacattatttttacttttctcAAACTTCAGAAGTTACTATTTAGGTCAAAAGTGTTTTGTGGAtgggtttttattttgtttacttgTACACTGTATTTactctactgttcaaaagtttggggttggtacattttttttatattttttaaaattactcttttatgctcaccaaggcttcatttatttaataaaaaatacagtaaactttttaattttaatttaaaatctttttctattttaaaacattttaaaatatattttattcctatgatggcaaagccattactccagtcttcagtgtcacatatcagaaatcattctaatatgctgatttggtgctcaggaaatatttattattattattattattattatcaacattGAAAACAGTTCTGTTATATTTCTCAGTACTGCTATATTTTtgctatataattattataatttttttaaattctttgataaataaaaaggcatttatttgaaatataaatcttttgtaacaacataaaaacctttactgtcacttttaataaatgtaatgcctccttgctgaataaaagtattaaattctttttttttaaggaaaaaaaatcttacagtaGTGTATTTCTTTTCAAATAGGAAAAATGcctataaagaaaaaaaatacccaACTGCTCCATCTGCAAATCATTTTCCATATACAGTAAGTGCAAACAACTTcattatttctaaaataaacaaaataaaacattaaacaatctCCCTCGCTTGTATCATGTGCTAACCCCTGCTTCAGATGGTACTTATATTTGAACAAAAGTTGCAGCAGTGGTTGCAGGTCATACCGAGTGTCGTCGGGAAGCTCCATATTGTCTTTGAGCCATATCATGGAAGGAAATAGAGAGGGGTCGTGTTTGACTTTACACTCAAACACAGTCATGCTGTTTCTCTGGACCACTTTATACCCAGGCTGTCTGATGATCCGTGTAGCCTCTGCGGAAAGAAAACAAGATAAATCTTGCTCATTTCCCCCATATTTCCCatcatactactactactactactactattcaTACACTTAGCATATTACAAATACACAGATTTaaccaaaacaaattaaattaagttttcaCTCACCTTTCACTTCCAGGTAAACATGATTTTCTTTGTTTCCAAGACTGTTTGAGGCAATGCAGGTGTATTTGCCACTATTTAGTGGCCGAGCAACATTGATCTCTAAGGtattgtttttatgaatgatgTACGAGTCGCTATCCACTATGCTCTGACTGTCTTTAAACCTGCAGATAACAGAAGCATAATCACCATGCAACATAAACTCATGATATACATGTTTGGATATTAGAGGCAAACTTAAAAagaatgaaacaaataaaaaataaaataatatcccACCATGTGATTTTTGGAAGTGGCGAGCCAAATGTAGCACAGTCTAACAGAGCCCTACTGTTAGTGATGACTGAGTACACATGATTTGGAGGAGTCAGCACCCTTGGAGGTTCAGctgaaatgtaatgtaatgtaatttaccATACATAACAACTGAAAAATATagtatagaatagaatagaaatgcATATACTCTAACATACCCAAGACACTAACAAAGGCATTGGCCAGCAGGTAACCGTACTCATTGGAGGCGttgcattgataaacagagCTTGAGCCAGTCTGAACATCACTGAGGATGATATTGCTATTTTCGATTTTCCGACTGGGGTCCTTATGTGAGTCTATCAAGAAATCACATCATAATTATactcataattaaattataatcaaACCATTCttctaaaaaagtaattagctgtgctacaagctactaacaaaaATGAGCAAACtacattattaattttataatttaatatgaacAATATTTCCTACtggcacaaaaacaataaaatgaattagggtgaaaacagaaacaattaggcaaactaaaaaattaggcaaataaataaaaacacttagtGATAAGCAACATTTAACTAAATATTATggtataaaaacaaacataggatcagtaaatcattttataaaatcGTTTTATTTACAGGTACTGTACTGATTAACAATAAATCAGATCTTCctatatatcaatataaaaacagttgttgAAAATAGCTAGATACTGGAAAAGCTACATTGTTTTGAAAAGTAAAAGTGAGTGGGCTTTACATACTTTCAATGGGAATTCCGTTGACAGACCATGTGACCGTGGGTTTAGGGTTGCCTTCTGCCCGGCAAATGAGCATTCCAGATTCTTTCGGGGCCAGGATGAGGTTCTGAGGGGCACTGATCCAAAAGGGAGCCGCTGTGGAGATAAAAGGAAAGTTTAAAATCAAACAGAcaaaattagaatttaaaatgtgaaaatttgaATTTAGAATGTTTCCTATGCAACAGATTAGAATTATTTCatcatatattttaagatatctGGCAAACCAGTGAGTATTTTCGGAGTAAGAGAAAACACAAAGGTTCTTTCAGAacagctcaagtacatgaacgGTTCAGGATGGCATCCCGGGGTCAGTGAATGATGTGACTAAACAAGATTTTTGAGATGTGACAGATGAAAAGACGTCCTCTGACAGACCTCTGACCACTACAGTGATGATGTGATGGTTGCTCCCCAGGCGATTCTTGGCTAAACAACGGTAATCTCCCCCATCCGCTTCTGTCACCTCCGTTATCTTCAGAGTTTTCTGGAAACTGTGAAATGAAAAACGGCCGCTTGGCAGGTCCCCGTTCACCTTGCTCCAGGAGATATCTGGCGTTGGactgaaaaacacaataaaGTCAAACACATTTGAACTGTTTATGTAAATTTATTGATGCAACCTGACCCCAATCACAAGAAGAAACAGACATGGctacaaaaaaaaccccaaacagCACAGTAAGATGCACATTAGCCATTCTTCGACCCAAGAGAGAGCCATTTTTCCACTTCCTCCTACTTACAGGCCATCAGCGATGCATTCCAGCTGCAGCGTGTCTCCTTTCAGGACCATGGTAGTACTGTGCATTCCTGGTGGGTTCATGAAAGTGGGCGCTCTCTCCCCAGATGGACTGTCTAGAACATAGATAGGCCACAATCAGACCAATTTTATAACCGGCCAGCTATTGCCCAGGACTAATGAGTGAGGAAAAAGATGCTGTTTTGGTGCCCAAAACCACACACAAACGAGGTAGATAAAACTAGAGGTGTACAAACAGAATATTTCTGGTCAAATTTGACAATATAAAtggaaaaagtatttattttgaaacttCTAGGGTAGTCTAAAAAATTGCCCTTATGTCTTTTATCAAGTGAACCTCATACTGAATGACAATTATTTTATCCTTCCATTGCTTCTTTTGGATGGCATTTAAAAGAGAATGGAAGGAtccaaatgaaaaatataatagaaaTGAACAGTGTTTTAGTGAGATATTTTACAGTACCTTATACAGTGTTGCATACAGAATGTAATATGCAACACTAATACATGTATTCAGTTTAAAACAGGGAAAGGAGAAAGTTTAGTGACCAGTAGAAGATGTGTAGACACTGCCAAAATGTTAATTA
The sequence above is drawn from the Onychostoma macrolepis isolate SWU-2019 chromosome 04, ASM1243209v1, whole genome shotgun sequence genome and encodes:
- the nrcama gene encoding neuronal cell adhesion molecule a isoform X7, with translation MDRKRSCTLCGGAVVLLLLLLGHMTTALEVPLDLPQPPTITHQSPKDYIIDPRENIIIHCEAKGKPHPSFSWTRNGTHFDVEKDSKVIMKPNSGTLVIDISGEKAEAYEGVYQCIARNEHGSAMSNNIVIRQSRSPLWSKEKIEPITVQRGMSLVLQCRPPAGLPPPIIFWMDNNFQRLPQNSRVSQAVNGDLYFSNVLMEDTRNDYICYARFPHTQTIQQKQPITVNVLDNSPSGERAPTFMNPPGMHSTTMVLKGDTLQLECIADGLPTPDISWSKVNGDLPSGRFSFHSFQKTLKITEVTEADGGDYRCLAKNRLGSNHHIITVVVRAAPFWISAPQNLILAPKESGMLICRAEGNPKPTVTWSVNGIPIENSHKDPSRKIENSNIILSDVQTGSSSVYQCNASNEYGYLLANAFVSVLAEPPRVLTPPNHVYSVITNSRALLDCATFGSPLPKITWFKDSQSIVDSDSYIIHKNNTLEINVARPLNSGKYTCIASNSLGNKENHVYLEVKEATRIIRQPGYKVVQRNSMTVFECKVKHDPSLFPSMIWLKDNMELPDDTRFKVGSDSLTIYDVREEDEGNYTCIRNTTLDQDSASAMLTVVEQPDPPTDLELTDQRERSVRLTWTPGDENNSPIQSFLIQYEDSLHEPGVWVNMTEVSGTSTTAHLELSPYVYYTFRVLALNDVGLSEPSASSRQYRTNPARPDVNPSDVEVIGTSPDSMTINWRELTGLESNGPGLQYKVSWRQKDLDQQWASLTLANVSQYVVKGTPTFASYEVTVQAVNEYGPGPRPEVMMGYSGEDLPTVAPEKVEVTVQNGTVAEVHWDAVPFSTVRGRLNGYKVSYWKMRSLHKQDPEPVKPQELIFHGSEPEGLLIDLHPYSQYTLNIRAFNGKGDGPTSSNHIFETPEGVPGPPADFKIQNLNLDSLIVKWVPPVEYNGHLTGYLLKYQPINTTDELGPLKELLLPANETSITLENLKHSTHYKFYLNAMTIKGNGPTVTKEGFTMVDEALIRHPAVEAGKGSAPPSPPPTPPVTQSLQPPFHKAPPAGRMFGSVNSSVEEDHAVISWEYSGPDKNVYVEYVVDNSKEPWKTEFVNGTRTYQIKGLKPGMSYRVRVVAKDHSDATVHSTEELLITVPAMTSKQVDIATQGWFIGLMCAIALLILVLLIVCFIKRNKGGKYPVKEKEDAHQDPEIQPMKEDDGTFGEYSDTEDHKPLKGSRTPSNGTVKKDDSDDSLVDYGEGGDGQFNEDGSFIGQYSGKKEKDTAEGNESSEAPSPVNAMNSFV
- the nrcama gene encoding neuronal cell adhesion molecule a isoform X4 codes for the protein MDRKRSCTLCGGAVVLLLLLLGHMTTALEVPLDLPQPPTITHQSPKDYIIDPRENIIIHCEAKGKPHPSFSWTRNGTHFDVEKDSKVIMKPNSGTLVIDISGEKAEAYEGVYQCIARNEHGSAMSNNIVIRQSRSPLWSKEKIEPITVQRGMSLVLQCRPPAGLPPPIIFWMDNNFQRLPQNSRVSQAVNGDLYFSNVLMEDTRNDYICYARFPHTQTIQQKQPITVNVLDIEAMNETVLAAFLNGSDFWGDSPSGERAPTFMNPPGMHSTTMVLKGDTLQLECIADGLPTPDISWSKVNGDLPSGRFSFHSFQKTLKITEVTEADGGDYRCLAKNRLGSNHHIITVVVRAAPFWISAPQNLILAPKESGMLICRAEGNPKPTVTWSVNGIPIENSHKDPSRKIENSNIILSDVQTGSSSVYQCNASNEYGYLLANAFVSVLAEPPRVLTPPNHVYSVITNSRALLDCATFGSPLPKITWFKDSQSIVDSDSYIIHKNNTLEINVARPLNSGKYTCIASNSLGNKENHVYLEVKEATRIIRQPGYKVVQRNSMTVFECKVKHDPSLFPSMIWLKDNMELPDDTRFKVGSDSLTIYDVREEDEGNYTCIRNTTLDQDSASAMLTVVEQPDPPTDLELTDQRERSVRLTWTPGDENNSPIQSFLIQYEDSLHEPGVWVNMTEVSGTSTTAHLELSPYVYYTFRVLALNDVGLSEPSASSRQYRTNPARPDVNPSDVEVIGTSPDSMTINWRELTGLESNGPGLQYKVSWRQKDLDQQWASLTLANVSQYVVKGTPTFASYEVTVQAVNEYGPGPRPEVMMGYSGEDLPTVAPEKVEVTVQNGTVAEVHWDAVPFSTVRGRLNGYKVSYWKMRSLHKQDPEPVKPQELIFHGSEPEGLLIDLHPYSQYTLNIRAFNGKGDGPTSSNHIFETPEGVPGPPADFKIQNLNLDSLIVKWVPPVEYNGHLTGYLLKYQPINTTDELGPLKELLLPANETSITLENLKHSTHYKFYLNAMTIKGNGPTVTKEGFTMVDEALIRHPAVEAGKGSAPPSPPPTPPVTQSLQPPFHKAPPAGRMFGSVNSSVEEDHAVISWEYSGPDKNVYVEYVVDNSKEPWKTEFVNGTRTYQIKGLKPGMSYRVRVVAKDHSDATVHSTEELLITVPAMTSKQVDIATQGWFIGLMCAIALLILVLLIVCFIKRNKGGKYPVKEKEDAHQDPEIQPMKEDDGTFGEYSDTEDHKPLKGSRTPSNGTVKKDDSDDSLVDYGEGGDGQFNEDGSFIGQYSGKKEKDTAEGNESSEAPSPVNAMNSFV
- the nrcama gene encoding neuronal cell adhesion molecule a isoform X1 codes for the protein MDRKRSCTLCGGAVVLLLLLLGHMTTALEVPLDPKVLEGLPQPPTITHQSPKDYIIDPRENIIIHCEAKGKPHPSFSWTRNGTHFDVEKDSKVIMKPNSGTLVIDISGEKAEAYEGVYQCIARNEHGSAMSNNIVIRQSRSPLWSKEKIEPITVQRGMSLVLQCRPPAGLPPPIIFWMDNNFQRLPQNSRVSQAVNGDLYFSNVLMEDTRNDYICYARFPHTQTIQQKQPITVNVLDIEAMNETVLAAFLNGSDFWGDSPSGERAPTFMNPPGMHSTTMVLKGDTLQLECIADGLPTPDISWSKVNGDLPSGRFSFHSFQKTLKITEVTEADGGDYRCLAKNRLGSNHHIITVVVRAAPFWISAPQNLILAPKESGMLICRAEGNPKPTVTWSVNGIPIENSHKDPSRKIENSNIILSDVQTGSSSVYQCNASNEYGYLLANAFVSVLAEPPRVLTPPNHVYSVITNSRALLDCATFGSPLPKITWFKDSQSIVDSDSYIIHKNNTLEINVARPLNSGKYTCIASNSLGNKENHVYLEVKEATRIIRQPGYKVVQRNSMTVFECKVKHDPSLFPSMIWLKDNMELPDDTRFKVGSDSLTIYDVREEDEGNYTCIRNTTLDQDSASAMLTVVEATPTPPIIMEQPDPPTDLELTDQRERSVRLTWTPGDENNSPIQSFLIQYEDSLHEPGVWVNMTEVSGTSTTAHLELSPYVYYTFRVLALNDVGLSEPSASSRQYRTNPARPDVNPSDVEVIGTSPDSMTINWRELTGLESNGPGLQYKVSWRQKDLDQQWASLTLANVSQYVVKGTPTFASYEVTVQAVNEYGPGPRPEVMMGYSGEDLPTVAPEKVEVTVQNGTVAEVHWDAVPFSTVRGRLNGYKVSYWKMRSLHKQDPEPVKPQELIFHGSEPEGLLIDLHPYSQYTLNIRAFNGKGDGPTSSNHIFETPEGVPGPPADFKIQNLNLDSLIVKWVPPVEYNGHLTGYLLKYQPINTTDELGPLKELLLPANETSITLENLKHSTHYKFYLNAMTIKGNGPTVTKEGFTMVDEALIRHPAVEAGKGSAPPSPPPTPPVTQSLQPPFHKAPPAGRMFGSVNSSVEEDHAVISWEYSGPDKNVYVEYVVDNSKEPWKTEFVNGTRTYQIKGLKPGMSYRVRVVAKDHSDATVHSTEELLITVPAMTSKQVDIATQGWFIGLMCAIALLILVLLIVCFIKRNKGGKYPVKEKEDAHQDPEIQPMKEDDGTFGEYSDTEDHKPLKGSRTPSNGTVKKDDSDDSLVDYGEGGDGQFNEDGSFIGQYSGKKEKDTAEGNESSEAPSPVNAMNSFV
- the nrcama gene encoding neuronal cell adhesion molecule a isoform X8, with product MDRKRSCTLCGGAVVLLLLLLGHMTTALEVPLDPKVLEGLPQPPTITHQSPKDYIIDPRENIIIHCEAKGKPHPSFSWTRNGTHFDVEKDSKVIMKPNSGTLVIDISGEKAEAYEGVYQCIARNEHGSAMSNNIVIRQSRSPLWSKEKIEPITVQRGMSLVLQCRPPAGLPPPIIFWMDNNFQRLPQNSRVSQAVNGDLYFSNVLMEDTRNDYICYARFPHTQTIQQKQPITVNVLDIEAMNETVLAAFLNGSDFWGDSPSGERAPTFMNPPGMHSTTMVLKGDTLQLECIADGLPTPDISWSKVNGDLPSGRFSFHSFQKTLKITEVTEADGGDYRCLAKNRLGSNHHIITVVVRAAPFWISAPQNLILAPKESGMLICRAEGNPKPTVTWSVNGIPIENSHKDPSRKIENSNIILSDVQTGSSSVYQCNASNEYGYLLANAFVSVLAEPPRVLTPPNHVYSVITNSRALLDCATFGSPLPKITWFKDSQSIVDSDSYIIHKNNTLEINVARPLNSGKYTCIASNSLGNKENHVYLEVKEATRIIRQPGYKVVQRNSMTVFECKVKHDPSLFPSMIWLKDNMELPDDTRFKVGSDSLTIYDVREEDEGNYTCIRNTTLDQDSASAMLTVVEATPTPPIIMEQPDPPTDLELTDQRERSVRLTWTPGDENNSPIQSFLIQYEDSLHEPGVWVNMTEVSGTSTTAHLELSPYVYYTFRVLALNDVGLSEPSASSRQYRTNPARPDVNPSDVEVIGTSPDSMTINWRELTGLESNGPGLQYKVSWRQKDLDQQWASLTLANVSQYVVKGTPTFASYEVTVQAVNEYGPGPRPEVMMGYSGEDLPTVAPEKVEVTVQNGTVAEVHWDAVPFSTVRGRLNGYKVSYWKMRSLHKQDPEPVKPQELIFHGSEPEGLLIDLHPYSQYTLNIRAFNGKGDGPTSSNHIFETPEGVPGPPADFKIQNLNLDSLIVKWVPPVEYNGHLTGYLLKYQPINTTDELGPLKELLLPANETSITLENLKHSTHYKFYLNAMTIKGNGPTVTKEGFTMVDEALIRHPAVEAGKGSAPPSPPPTPPVTQSLQPPFHKAPPAGRMFGSVNSSVEEDHAVISWEYSGPDKNVYVEYVVDNSKEPWKTEFVNGTRTYQIKGLKPGMSYRVRVVAKDHSDATVHSTEELLITVPAMTSKQVDIATQGWFIGLMCAIALLILVLLIVCFIKRNKGGKYPVKEKEDAHQDPEIQPMKEDDGTFGEYRDSDRNFFIPLR